The DNA segment TAAGAGCACCACATCCTTCCTTTTACATCCCTATTATAACAAATGACTCCATACTTAAGCAGGTCTTCACCATTTTTCCACATAATCAAACTTTGATATAATAGAGGATGTTCAAAAAGTCACCAAATGATAAACGGCGAATGTCTTCGTTGCTCTGTTTTTCCGGTCCTCACGTATGAAAAGCATACGGCTTGCGGTCCTCAAAACTTTCGTGCCTCGAACTTCTTGTTTCTAATTTGGCAACTTTTGAACACGCACTAATAGTGAAAAAGGAGGCATTCATATGACAGAACTTCAAAATGGAGCGATCGTTAAAGTCCACTATAAATCAGGTATCTACATAGGTGAGCTTATGGAAGATCGGAATCAAAATTACTTAGTAAAAATACTCGCGGTAGATAAACACCCTATGCAAGGGGACCTTCACAACCCCGGTCAAACAGAAGATGTATTTTTTCATCAAAGGAAAGCGTTAAGTTTTCAAGAGAAAGCGAATATTCATAAACAAGCAGTCCATCCATATGAAGAGGAAGATATACCTGATTACCATACCTCACTGAGACACTCTGTGGAAAAGTTGAAGAACAAGCTAACGCGGCGTGACACTGATTTTAATCAACACGCCTTAGACCAATTGATCGATCTCGAAAAGCAATACTTCGGTTAAAAAACAGGCTCAGGTTCATGAGCCTGTTTTTAACTGCCGGGCACTTTAAGATCCTTTTTCTTTTTCTGTGGCTTCCCGTAAATTTTCGTTACTATCTTGGGTGCCCGTTCAAATAAAACCATCCCTATGAATGCAGCAACTAGAATATAAAGTCCGCTAAACGCTTTTAGTACACCTGTTGCTACACCCGCGATTACCACGGAGAATTCCCCCCTTGAGCAAATGGACAACCCTGCTCGCAATGAGGCACGCTTAGGTAATCCGTATAATGGTCCGCCAACAATGCCGACCAACACTTTTGCGACAATCGACCAAATGAGCACGACAGCAAGCAACCCTGCCATTGGCACACCATTTCCTAAATCGATGGTTGTCCCAAAATAGACAAAAAACGTCGGCAGCATTAAATCTCGTATAGGAAAAGTAGTTTGTTCGACCTTTTCAATTTTCCCAATTTCAGCGAGCATCATTCCTGCTAAGAATGCACCTAATACCTCTGAAAGTCCAAGATATAGTGCTAATCCACCATAAGAGAGTGCAATACCCGTTAACAAAGCAATCTTAAAATCCTCATCTGCTATTCGATCAAGGAACGTCTCAATTCGTTTAAATACTGTTTTTCCTAAAATAATGGCGGCTAAAGTTAAGCCTACGATCTTCCCAGTTATAGCAAGAAAGGAGAGCGTAGTAAAGGTCTCTCCAGAACTGACCCCAAATAATATAGCCACAACAATCGGAGCAACAAGATCCTCGAAAATAAGTATACCTAGAATATATTCCGTTTCTATGTTAGCCATTCGTCCCCGGTCATCCAGCAGTTTAGCTGTAATCGATGAGCTTGTTGCATAAGCGATTCCACCGATTAAAAAACTAGAAAATAGATCAAGGTTAAATAAGAGTGCAATACACGTGGTGACCCCTAAGCTTAAGAATAGATCAAGCAATCCCGAAGGCCAAATCTTTTTAGCAATGCCTCCAAGCCGTTTCACATTAAATTCCAGGCCCAATAAGAAAAATAAGAGGACAATCCCTATTTCACTTGCAAAATGAAGCAGTTCATTTCCCCCAAGACTCCCAGCAAGGACAATACCTAATAAAATATAAAGAATGACACTCGGGACTTTAATTTTTATACTTAAAAAACCTAGATAAAAAATAGCAATTAAAATCAGCCCTGCACCCAGCAGTGCAGGAAATTCAGTGTGCACTAATGATCAGCCCTTTCCATTGCACAAATCAGTGAAGCTATCGATCTGCTCCTGCTTACCAATGGTCATAATGACATCTCCTGGAAATAGTTGCGTGTCGGCTTCGGGGATGGCAATGGTTTCGTCTCCCTTAATGATACCAATAATTGTCACACCTGTCTTGTTTCTGATCTCAGATTCCTCGATGGTTTGATGGGTAATTGGGGAAGCTTCCTTCAATTCAATCCAATCGATCACTATTTGGTTTTTAAACATTTTCAGTTTATTTGTATCAACTGGCTGATACGTTGCGCCAAGTAATTGTGCGCCAAGCTCTCTCGTTTCATCTGATGTTAAGTCCATGGCAAAATCAGCTTCTTCACTATCTGCTTCGTCGAAAAAGTAAAGCTCACGTTTACCTGTATGATGTACGATCAGTACAAGCATACTATCCTCTGCGGTCTTCAAAGTAATCTTTTGACCAATACCCGGCAATTGTGAAACAGAAATATTCATGCAATGTCCACTCCCTTTTTTCCCGTAAAAAATTTACTTGTTAGTATCTTACTTTTTAATGTTTTGATTATCAATTTAAGAGGATGTTCAAAAAGTCACCAAATGATAAACGGCGAATTTCTTCGTTTCTCGGTTTTTCCGGTCCTCACGTATGAAAGGCATACGCTGTGGTCCTCAAAACTTTCGCGCCTCGAACTTCTTGTTTCTCATTCGTCAACTTTTTGAACACACACTTTAACAAATTAATCTAATAAGTTTCACCCGATTCCATTGTAATCTTATCAATAATAGTCCTGCCAATCTAGACCCTAGTTTGTTTTCTCTTACCTAATATGGTAATTTAAAATAGTTAAATGTTTATAAGGAGGTTATACTAATGAGTGTACATATTGGTGCCAAACCCGGAGATATTGCTGATAAGATTCTATTACCTGGAGATCCATTAAGAGCAAAATATATTGCCGAGAATTTCCTTGAAGATGCAACATGCTACAACGAAGTGCGCGGGATGTATGGTTATACTGGAACATATAAAGGGGAACGCATTTCTGTGCAGGGAACAGGGATGGGCGTCCCGTCTATTTCCATTTATATTAATGAACTGATGGAAAGTTATGATGTTCAAAAGTTAATCCGTGTGGGTACATGTGGTGCCCTGCAAAAAGACGTAAAGGTACGCGACGTTATTTTGGCCTCCACATCTACAACAGATTCTCAAATGAACCGTATGGTATTTAATGGAATTGATTTTGCGCCCACTGCTGATTTTGAACTTTTGAAAAATGCCTATGATGCTGGTGTAAATAAAGGCCTTAAGCTGCGTGTCGGTAATGTCTTTACAAGTGACAGCTTCTACCGTGAAAATGCGATGGATCTTTTTAACCTATTAGCTAAATATAATGTTTTAGCCGTTGAAATGGAAACAACAGCATTATATACGCTTGCAGCTAAGTTCAATCGCCAAGCGCTTTCAGTTCTCACCGTCAGCGACCACATTTTAACAGGTGAAGAAACATCCTCAGAAGAACGTCAGACGACCTTTAATGAGATGATCGAAGTAGCCTTAGAAGCTGCGATTCAAGACTAATGCAGTGGTCTTTTCGTTACAAGCCCGCCTAGAGTGGGCTTTTTTTATTCCTTCCTAAAATGAATGATATCTTGAATCTGAATAACGTACACAGCATCCTTTATCCCCATCCAGATGTGATCATTATTCACAGCTCCAAGTCTTCCCTTCACTGTACCAGTTATCGTATAAACGAGGAGCATTGTACCTGTCATTTTCTTTAACAGTCCCCAATGGGCGCTTCCTTTGGATGAGGGAATAGCAGCTTCAATGACCCACTGATTCTCAACTCCTATTAAGCCTCCCCCTCTAGTTTATACCTGTTGTCTGTCCATAGTTTGTGTCAACATCTATAAAACGAAAAGCAGCCTCAAATTGTAATCAATTTGAGACTGCTTTAAAATAAATTAGAACTAAGCTAAACCTATCTTGTTAAAATGTAATTAGCCAGCGTTCGAGACATTACACCTGTTGGACCTTTTGGCCCCAAGTCATGCGCTGTTTCAGAAGCAGATGTTCCAGCAATATCTAAATGAACCCATGGAGTATCTTCTGCAAATTCCCCAACAAATGCACCGCCCATAATAGGATGCGCCTTACGTGTAGGAGAGTTATTCAAGTCAGCGATCGAACTTTTCCTTACTTGTGCTTGGTAGTCCTCATTGTAAGGAAGCTGCCATATTGGCTCCCCCACTTTCTCACCACTGCTTTGCACCGTTTTAAAAAAGTCTTCATTGTTCGTTAATGCCCCTGTCATCCACGAACCTAATGCTGTCACCATGCCGCCGGTTAATGTTGCAACGTTGATGATTCGCACAGCGTTGAGTTCCTTCGCATATGTCACCCCGTCTGCAAGGGCTAGCCTGCCTTCAGCATCCGTGTTTAATACTTCAATCGTTCTTCCACTCAATGATGTAATCACGTCGTCAGGCTTAAATGCTGATCCCGAGATCATATTATCTGTTGAAGGAATGACGGCTAACACATTCTGTTTCGGCTTTAGGCGGCCAATTGTTTCCATCGCCCCAAGTACTGCCGCTGCACCACCCATATCGCCTTTCATTCCAGGCATTCCTGTTTTAGATTTTATCGAGTAGCCGCCGGTATCATATGTAATACCTTTCCCTACAAATGCGGTCACATCTGTCCATTCTTCAAGTCCCTGATACTTCAATACAATCATTTTGGGTGGCTCTGCTGATCCCTGATTTACAGCCAGCAATGCCCCCATCCCAAGTTCCTCCATCTGCTCTTTCTCCAGAATTTCAGCAGTAAAGCCATGCTTTTCAGCCAAATCCACTGCATATTTAGCCATACGCGTAGATGTAAGCATATTTGCTGGAAGATGAACTAGGTGACGCGCTGAGTTCACACCTTTACTAAGAGCAATCCCCTTTTCCAAAGAGCCGAGCAACCCTTCCTTATTTTCATCAGAAATTAGGGTAATTGAATCAAATGATGCAGGTCTCTGCGTTTGATTACGTTTATAGCTTGCCAACTGATAGGTAGCTGTTCCCATAGCCTCAGAAATGACCTCTGCACATTCTTCATCTGAAAGTCCTTCCGAGCGAAAACTATCCAGAGCAATGGACAGTTGAGCGATTTTGTCTGCTTGAATCTGTTTAAATAACTTTCCAAAGGCCTTCTTTAGCCGTATGCGGTGGAGTTGAGATTTCTTTCCGAGACCCAGAAAGTAAACACGCTTTACTGGCAGCTGGCCAGAAGATAAATATTTAGATACGTGCTTATACTCAGTAGAAATGTCACCTTCCTTGACGTATGTATCCACTTGACCTGAGGAATGCTCATTCAGTGAATTATAGATTATCTGATGGTGTAAATTCTCTTCAAATAAACCGACAACAAGTGTGTGATCCTGATCGAATAATGTTTTTCGAATCGTAAACATCGTAAACACCTCCATTTCTAAGTATACTAAAAAATGGAGAGAAATACTTCTGCAAGCCTTCCCTTTTAAAGGACTTATGAAAGCGACATATGATACAATACCAATAATACTTTATCAGGCTTTCTATCCTATGTAGCCTGCAATGCACGAAAGGATGTCTTTAAGCCGTATGGATTTACTACATAATTTTCCTCTATGGGCGTCACTTGCCGCCATACTTTTTGCTCAAACTATCAAAATTCCGATTCAATTCATTGCCTCAAGAAAATTCGATGCTGGACTTGCTTTCAGCACTGGAGGGATGCCAAGCAGCCATTCAGCCGCAGTTGCAGCCCTTGCGACAAGTGTAGGCGTAGATCAGGGCTTGGATTCTCCTATATTTGCCATTGCTTGTGTATTTTCAATTATCGTTATGTTCGACTCAACAGGAGTACGAAGACAAACGGGTGAACAGGCTATTATGTTAAATATATTATTAAACGACTTTCACCGTTTCGTCGGCGAGGCTAAAGAATGGAGCAATAAGGGAGAGTTCCAAAAGAAGGAAGAGCTAAAAGAGCTTTTAGGACATCGGCCAATCGAAGTCTTTTTCGGAGCATTGACGGGCATTGGTCTCACCTTGGTTTTGAATGCCCTTATCTATTAAAAAACTAACAAACCGGCCTGCATACTGCAAGACCGGTTTTTGTTGCTTATTCTTTTAGTATTTGTGTACGAAACACTTGTAATGCTTCATTTTTATTGAGTAAAGCCAGATCCTCTTCTGTAAGCGTTCCATCGCCTTCCTTAACGACATAAACCTCTACTGACTTCTTACCCCAATGCTCATAAACATCATCGACTGTAGGATAGTATAAATCAATTTTATTACCTTGTATCGCCGAACCTTTATCCGCAACAACGCCATACCCATAATTCGGAATGAACAGAATGGTTCCAATTGGATAGACCGATAGATCTGCTGCTATAGTAGAATATAAATCTCTTTTTACACTTACGCCTGAATAAGTTATGCCGTATTGAGGATGTTCTGGTGTTTTTCCAGTTGATTCGTAACCTGCCGTATACCCTGTTGCCATAACCGTGTTACTTGGGTACTGTGAAACATCAATCGCATCCAGCAACGATTTTGGCGCTTCCACGGTAGACGTAGATACATAGCGCTTCTGTGCTTTTTTTACTTTAAGTGATTTACTTTCAAGACTTGTTCCTCTTTCCTTCATCACTGCTCCTTCTAAAGCTGATGCTTTTTCATTACTGTATAACCAATTGTCTACGTCTTTCAACGTCATATTTGTTATGTTTACCAAGGTAAAATAGACGCCTACAGCGAATAATGTTACAAAAATAATAGTACGTAAATGTTTTATCATGAATATCACCTCACGATGTCATCATGTCCAACATTTACCTTAACTATACAAAAAACCACGATGTCAAAGAACGACACCGTGGTCTGACATTAAAACATTTGATAGCCAAGCTTCCTTAATAACCTGATTACA comes from the Halobacillus shinanisalinarum genome and includes:
- a CDS encoding divergent PAP2 family protein, producing MDLLHNFPLWASLAAILFAQTIKIPIQFIASRKFDAGLAFSTGGMPSSHSAAVAALATSVGVDQGLDSPIFAIACVFSIIVMFDSTGVRRQTGEQAIMLNILLNDFHRFVGEAKEWSNKGEFQKKEELKELLGHRPIEVFFGALTGIGLTLVLNALIY
- a CDS encoding 3D domain-containing protein, with the protein product MIKHLRTIIFVTLFAVGVYFTLVNITNMTLKDVDNWLYSNEKASALEGAVMKERGTSLESKSLKVKKAQKRYVSTSTVEAPKSLLDAIDVSQYPSNTVMATGYTAGYESTGKTPEHPQYGITYSGVSVKRDLYSTIAADLSVYPIGTILFIPNYGYGVVADKGSAIQGNKIDLYYPTVDDVYEHWGKKSVEVYVVKEGDGTLTEEDLALLNKNEALQVFRTQILKE
- a CDS encoding DUF2642 domain-containing protein, with product MTGTMLLVYTITGTVKGRLGAVNNDHIWMGIKDAVYVIQIQDIIHFRKE
- a CDS encoding leucyl aminopeptidase; translated protein: MFTIRKTLFDQDHTLVVGLFEENLHHQIIYNSLNEHSSGQVDTYVKEGDISTEYKHVSKYLSSGQLPVKRVYFLGLGKKSQLHRIRLKKAFGKLFKQIQADKIAQLSIALDSFRSEGLSDEECAEVISEAMGTATYQLASYKRNQTQRPASFDSITLISDENKEGLLGSLEKGIALSKGVNSARHLVHLPANMLTSTRMAKYAVDLAEKHGFTAEILEKEQMEELGMGALLAVNQGSAEPPKMIVLKYQGLEEWTDVTAFVGKGITYDTGGYSIKSKTGMPGMKGDMGGAAAVLGAMETIGRLKPKQNVLAVIPSTDNMISGSAFKPDDVITSLSGRTIEVLNTDAEGRLALADGVTYAKELNAVRIINVATLTGGMVTALGSWMTGALTNNEDFFKTVQSSGEKVGEPIWQLPYNEDYQAQVRKSSIADLNNSPTRKAHPIMGGAFVGEFAEDTPWVHLDIAGTSASETAHDLGPKGPTGVMSRTLANYILTR
- a CDS encoding cation:proton antiporter, whose product is MHTEFPALLGAGLILIAIFYLGFLSIKIKVPSVILYILLGIVLAGSLGGNELLHFASEIGIVLLFFLLGLEFNVKRLGGIAKKIWPSGLLDLFLSLGVTTCIALLFNLDLFSSFLIGGIAYATSSSITAKLLDDRGRMANIETEYILGILIFEDLVAPIVVAILFGVSSGETFTTLSFLAITGKIVGLTLAAIILGKTVFKRIETFLDRIADEDFKIALLTGIALSYGGLALYLGLSEVLGAFLAGMMLAEIGKIEKVEQTTFPIRDLMLPTFFVYFGTTIDLGNGVPMAGLLAVVLIWSIVAKVLVGIVGGPLYGLPKRASLRAGLSICSRGEFSVVIAGVATGVLKAFSGLYILVAAFIGMVLFERAPKIVTKIYGKPQKKKKDLKVPGS
- a CDS encoding cation:proton antiporter regulatory subunit; translated protein: MNISVSQLPGIGQKITLKTAEDSMLVLIVHHTGKRELYFFDEADSEEADFAMDLTSDETRELGAQLLGATYQPVDTNKLKMFKNQIVIDWIELKEASPITHQTIEESEIRNKTGVTIIGIIKGDETIAIPEADTQLFPGDVIMTIGKQEQIDSFTDLCNGKG
- a CDS encoding kinase-associated lipoprotein B, with protein sequence MTELQNGAIVKVHYKSGIYIGELMEDRNQNYLVKILAVDKHPMQGDLHNPGQTEDVFFHQRKALSFQEKANIHKQAVHPYEEEDIPDYHTSLRHSVEKLKNKLTRRDTDFNQHALDQLIDLEKQYFG
- the deoD gene encoding purine-nucleoside phosphorylase, which produces MSVHIGAKPGDIADKILLPGDPLRAKYIAENFLEDATCYNEVRGMYGYTGTYKGERISVQGTGMGVPSISIYINELMESYDVQKLIRVGTCGALQKDVKVRDVILASTSTTDSQMNRMVFNGIDFAPTADFELLKNAYDAGVNKGLKLRVGNVFTSDSFYRENAMDLFNLLAKYNVLAVEMETTALYTLAAKFNRQALSVLTVSDHILTGEETSSEERQTTFNEMIEVALEAAIQD